From the genome of Variovorax sp. RA8, one region includes:
- the ilvA gene encoding threonine ammonia-lyase, biosynthetic, with protein sequence MSTPPAPLSPADYLKKILTARVYDVAVESALEPARALSARLGNTVLLKREDQQAVFSFKLRGAYNKMAHLSHEQLARGVICASAGNHAQGVALSARKLGARAVVVMPVTTPQLKIDAVRALGGEVQLHGDSYSDAYGYALEQQKLHGLVFVHPFDDPDVIAGQGTIAMEILRQHQGPLDAVFVAIGGGGLISGVANYIKAVRPEIKVIGVQMNDSDAMLRSVAARERVTLPDVGLFSDGTAVKLVGEETFRISRELVDEFITVDTDSVCAGIKDVFIDTRSIVEPAGALAVAAIKQYVEAHGTQGETYAAILCGANMNFDRLRFVAERAEVGEEREALFAVTIPEERGSFRRFCELVGQLPGASRSVTEFNYRISDAREAHVFVGLTTQTRGESKTITETFLAHGYGAIDLTHNELAKEHIRHLVGGRSGLAHDERLLRFVFPERPGALLKFLSLMRPTWNISLFHYRNQGADYGRILVGLQVPVADHTAFDEFLRTLDYPFVEETGNPVYRLFLQA encoded by the coding sequence ATGTCCACGCCGCCTGCCCCGCTTTCCCCTGCCGACTACCTGAAGAAAATCCTGACTGCCCGTGTCTACGACGTGGCGGTGGAATCCGCGCTCGAGCCGGCGCGGGCCCTGAGCGCGCGGCTGGGCAACACGGTGCTGCTCAAGCGCGAGGATCAGCAGGCGGTCTTCAGCTTCAAGTTGCGCGGGGCTTACAACAAGATGGCCCACCTGAGCCACGAGCAGCTCGCCAGGGGCGTGATCTGCGCGTCGGCGGGCAACCATGCCCAGGGCGTCGCGCTCAGTGCCCGAAAGCTGGGCGCGCGGGCCGTGGTCGTGATGCCGGTGACCACGCCGCAGCTCAAGATCGACGCCGTGCGCGCGCTCGGCGGAGAAGTGCAGCTGCACGGCGACAGCTACTCCGATGCCTACGGCTACGCGCTGGAGCAGCAGAAGCTTCACGGCCTCGTCTTCGTCCACCCTTTCGACGACCCCGATGTCATCGCCGGCCAGGGCACGATCGCGATGGAAATCCTGCGCCAGCACCAGGGCCCGCTCGATGCGGTCTTCGTCGCCATCGGCGGCGGCGGATTGATCTCGGGCGTGGCCAACTACATCAAGGCGGTGCGACCCGAGATCAAGGTGATCGGCGTCCAGATGAACGACTCGGACGCGATGCTGCGCTCCGTCGCCGCCCGCGAACGGGTGACGCTGCCCGATGTCGGCCTGTTCTCCGACGGCACCGCGGTCAAGCTCGTTGGCGAGGAGACCTTCCGGATCTCCCGCGAGCTGGTGGACGAGTTCATCACCGTCGATACCGACTCAGTGTGCGCCGGCATCAAGGACGTGTTCATCGACACCCGCAGCATCGTCGAGCCTGCCGGCGCACTGGCGGTGGCGGCGATCAAGCAGTACGTCGAGGCACACGGCACGCAGGGCGAGACGTACGCGGCCATTCTTTGCGGCGCCAACATGAACTTCGACCGGCTGCGCTTCGTGGCCGAGCGCGCCGAAGTGGGTGAGGAGCGCGAGGCCTTGTTCGCCGTCACCATCCCCGAGGAGCGCGGCAGCTTCAGGCGCTTTTGCGAGCTCGTAGGTCAGTTGCCCGGCGCCTCGCGCAGCGTGACCGAATTCAACTACCGGATCAGCGACGCCAGGGAGGCCCATGTGTTCGTAGGCTTGACCACCCAGACGCGGGGCGAGTCGAAGACCATCACCGAGACCTTCCTCGCCCACGGCTATGGCGCCATCGACCTCACGCACAACGAGCTCGCCAAGGAGCACATCCGCCACCTGGTAGGCGGCCGCAGCGGCCTGGCGCACGACGAGCGACTGCTGCGCTTCGTGTTCCCCGAGCGGCCCGGCGCGCTGCTCAAGTTCCTGAGCCTCATGCGGCCCACCTGGAACATCAGCCTCTTCCACTACCGCAATCAGGGCGCCGACTACGGCCGCATCCTGGTCGGGCTGCAGGTCCCGGTGGCGGACCATACTGCCTTCGACGAATTCCTGCGGACGCTGGACTATCCGTTCGTGGAGGAAACCGGCAACCCGGTCTACCGGCTGTTCCTGCAGGCCTAG
- a CDS encoding OsmC family protein, whose protein sequence is MECTVSWTGSAGTLSAMGFVAETGSGHVLMMDGAPDAAKPENGGRNLAARPMETVLAGTGGCTAYDVVLILKRGRHQVERVSVKLSSERAEKDPKVFTKIHMHFTVAGKGIPAAAVERAIALSHDTYCSASVMLAKTAEITTSFDLIET, encoded by the coding sequence ATGGAATGCACAGTGAGCTGGACCGGCAGCGCGGGGACGTTATCGGCCATGGGTTTCGTCGCTGAGACCGGCAGCGGCCATGTTCTGATGATGGACGGCGCGCCGGATGCGGCGAAGCCCGAGAACGGCGGCCGGAACCTGGCTGCCCGGCCGATGGAAACGGTGCTGGCCGGCACTGGCGGCTGCACTGCGTACGACGTGGTGCTGATCCTGAAGCGAGGCCGGCATCAGGTCGAGCGCGTCAGCGTGAAGCTGAGCAGCGAGCGAGCAGAAAAAGATCCGAAGGTGTTCACAAAGATCCACATGCACTTCACGGTGGCGGGCAAGGGAATTCCAGCCGCCGCCGTCGAGCGTGCGATCGCCCTGAGCCACGACACCTATTGCTCGGCGAGCGTCATGCTGGCCAAGACGGCCGAGATCACGACCAGCTTCGATCTCATCGAGACCTGA
- the coq7 gene encoding 2-polyprenyl-3-methyl-6-methoxy-1,4-benzoquinone monooxygenase produces the protein MLPSLDAFLGTADAALRTLFAKPHTTRAMPQPASPGIELSQAERREAGALMRVNHVGEVCAQALYTAQAAVTRDPKLRAHFDEAAREETDHLAWTQQRLEQLGAHASALNPLWYLGAFGLGLVAGRLGDPLSLGFVAETERQVEAHLDGHLDRLPAADTASRAVVTQMKLDEARHAAQAWSAGAQELPAPAKALMRLASRVMTTVAHRI, from the coding sequence ATGCTCCCCTCGCTCGACGCTTTCCTGGGTACTGCGGACGCGGCCCTGCGTACCTTGTTTGCCAAACCGCATACAACCCGCGCCATGCCGCAGCCCGCCAGTCCCGGCATTGAACTCAGCCAAGCGGAGCGCCGGGAAGCCGGCGCGTTGATGCGCGTGAATCATGTTGGGGAGGTCTGTGCCCAGGCCTTGTATACGGCGCAGGCGGCGGTCACGCGGGACCCGAAGCTGCGGGCACACTTCGACGAGGCCGCACGGGAGGAAACGGACCACCTCGCCTGGACACAGCAACGGCTCGAGCAATTGGGCGCGCACGCCTCGGCGCTGAATCCGCTCTGGTACCTGGGCGCCTTTGGGCTCGGCCTCGTGGCCGGCCGGCTCGGCGACCCCTTGAGCCTGGGGTTCGTCGCAGAGACCGAACGGCAGGTCGAGGCCCATCTGGACGGCCACCTCGACCGTCTGCCTGCGGCGGATACCGCCTCGCGGGCGGTGGTCACCCAGATGAAGCTGGACGAGGCGCGCCATGCCGCACAGGCCTGGAGCGCCGGCGCACAGGAACTCCCGGCACCAGCCAAGGCCCTGATGCGCCTGGCGTCCCGGGTGATGACCACGGTTGCCCATCGCATTTGA
- a CDS encoding porin produces MKKSLVALAALAVAGVASAQSSVTLFGVVDAAVSGVSNKSDNISFPTLANPFYVDSVKTSRTELRNSGYNSSRLGFRGTEDLGGGLAASFWLEAPISNDNGQEGIATFARRSTVSLSGGFGEIRLGRDYTPTFWNDTVFDPFGTNGVGTNLISTANSSFGAWNGGATTSVPGITNVTGSNYVLASNTVGYFLPPNLGGFYGQVMYGFHERTKYDPGAATPDVLNSQRTGRYVGGRFGYANGPLDVAASYGQSTIGDDFFDGITTKVKTFNLGASYDFGVVKLFGEYSKAKNEVDNEAIFFTPTTDIDLKGYLIGATVPVGPGLIRVAYSAVKYDLNVPATLFGTIDDPKANKFAIGYVHNLSKRTALYATVARIRNKNGAGLTVGGPSFVTSFGGSAFQPKTSTGYDFGIRHAF; encoded by the coding sequence ATGAAAAAATCTCTAGTTGCCCTGGCTGCTCTGGCTGTTGCCGGTGTTGCCTCGGCGCAGTCGTCCGTGACGCTGTTCGGCGTGGTTGACGCCGCTGTCAGCGGCGTCTCGAACAAGTCGGACAACATCAGCTTCCCGACTTTGGCCAATCCCTTCTACGTGGATAGCGTCAAGACCAGCCGCACCGAACTGCGCAACTCGGGCTACAACTCCAGCCGTCTGGGCTTCCGTGGCACGGAAGACCTCGGTGGTGGCCTGGCTGCCAGCTTCTGGCTCGAAGCCCCCATCAGCAACGACAACGGCCAGGAAGGCATTGCGACCTTCGCACGTCGCTCGACCGTGAGCCTGTCGGGCGGTTTTGGTGAAATTCGTCTGGGCCGTGACTACACCCCGACGTTCTGGAATGACACCGTGTTCGATCCGTTCGGCACCAACGGCGTCGGCACCAACCTGATCAGCACCGCGAACAGCAGCTTCGGCGCCTGGAATGGCGGCGCAACGACGAGCGTCCCCGGCATCACCAACGTGACCGGCAGCAACTATGTTCTCGCCAGCAACACTGTCGGCTACTTCCTGCCCCCGAACCTCGGTGGCTTCTATGGCCAAGTGATGTACGGCTTCCACGAGCGCACCAAGTATGATCCGGGCGCTGCCACGCCGGACGTCTTGAACAGCCAGCGCACCGGTCGTTATGTCGGCGGCCGCTTCGGCTACGCAAACGGCCCGTTGGATGTGGCTGCCTCCTACGGCCAAAGCACCATCGGCGATGACTTCTTCGACGGCATCACGACCAAGGTCAAGACCTTCAACCTCGGCGCTTCCTACGACTTCGGCGTCGTGAAGCTCTTCGGTGAGTACTCGAAGGCCAAGAACGAAGTCGACAACGAAGCCATCTTCTTTACCCCGACGACCGACATCGACCTGAAGGGTTACCTGATTGGCGCGACCGTGCCCGTCGGCCCCGGCCTGATCCGTGTTGCATACTCGGCCGTCAAGTACGACCTGAACGTGCCGGCTACCCTGTTCGGTACCATCGACGATCCGAAGGCCAACAAGTTCGCTATCGGCTACGTGCACAACCTGTCGAAGCGCACGGCTCTGTACGCCACGGTGGCTCGCATTCGCAACAAGAATGGCGCTGGCCTGACCGTGGGTGGCCCGTCCTTCGTGACCTCGTTCGGCGGCTCGGCCTTCCAGCCGAAGACCTCGACGGGTTACGACTTCGGCATCCGTCACGCTTTCTGA
- a CDS encoding ABC transporter substrate-binding protein encodes MLVTPALYAKTFKWSSASDIPTLDIHSQNNALGNGVHAAVYDSLVYYNSKTFKPEAQLASSWKNVSPTQVRFTLRSGVKFSDGSALTAEDVVYSLTRAMAKTSNYAVYTQGIDKVVKVDENTVDILLKGPNPVLLNQLTELRIMSKAWAEKNRSVEPKDIKTPEESYAHRNAMGTGPFMVKEWQPDQRLVLVKNPHYWGKNDSNVTEVVYAPIKQEATRAAALLSGEVDFVLDPSPQDLGRLRQSGNLKVIDGIENRTIFFGMDQFRDELPGSSVKGKNPLKDQRVRKALYQAIDIASLNRVTMRGLSQPTGALVAPQVNGWTEGVHKRHPYDPEAAKNLLADAGYPSGFEVDFACPNNRYINDEEICQAVTAMWARVGVKAKLRTLPLVTYFPMIQRYEASIYMLGWGVPTFDALYSLQSLTRSVGSGGDGNYNVGRYSNPKMDQIVDRVKTETDIPVRDRLLTEALQLQNDDVSHIPLHNQIIPWAMKKNIEVVHRADNRLDWRLIKVN; translated from the coding sequence ATGCTGGTGACGCCCGCGCTGTATGCCAAGACCTTCAAGTGGTCGAGTGCGAGCGACATCCCCACGCTCGATATCCATTCGCAGAACAACGCCCTGGGCAATGGTGTGCATGCGGCCGTCTATGACTCGTTGGTCTACTACAACAGCAAGACCTTCAAGCCCGAGGCGCAGTTGGCGAGCAGTTGGAAGAACGTCTCACCCACACAGGTGCGCTTCACGTTGCGCAGCGGCGTCAAGTTCAGCGACGGGTCCGCGCTCACTGCAGAAGATGTGGTGTATTCGTTGACGCGTGCCATGGCCAAGACCTCCAACTACGCTGTCTATACCCAGGGCATCGACAAGGTGGTCAAGGTCGACGAGAACACGGTCGACATTCTGCTCAAGGGCCCTAATCCGGTGCTGCTCAACCAGCTGACCGAGCTGCGCATCATGAGCAAGGCCTGGGCAGAGAAGAACAGGTCCGTGGAGCCGAAGGACATCAAGACCCCCGAGGAGAGCTACGCGCATCGCAACGCGATGGGCACCGGTCCCTTCATGGTGAAGGAATGGCAGCCGGATCAGCGCCTGGTGCTGGTGAAGAATCCGCACTACTGGGGCAAGAATGATTCGAACGTGACCGAAGTGGTCTATGCCCCCATCAAGCAGGAAGCCACACGTGCCGCCGCGCTGCTTTCCGGCGAGGTCGACTTCGTGCTCGATCCGAGCCCGCAGGACCTGGGCCGCCTGCGGCAGAGCGGCAACCTGAAGGTCATCGACGGAATCGAGAACCGCACCATCTTCTTCGGCATGGACCAGTTCCGTGACGAGCTGCCCGGCTCCAGCGTCAAGGGCAAGAACCCGCTGAAGGACCAGCGGGTGCGCAAGGCTCTCTACCAGGCGATCGACATCGCGAGCCTGAACCGCGTCACCATGCGCGGCCTCAGCCAGCCCACTGGCGCGCTGGTGGCGCCCCAGGTCAACGGCTGGACCGAAGGGGTGCACAAGCGCCATCCCTACGACCCCGAAGCCGCCAAGAACCTGCTCGCCGATGCGGGCTACCCCAGCGGCTTCGAAGTCGATTTCGCCTGCCCGAACAACCGCTACATCAACGATGAGGAGATCTGCCAGGCGGTGACCGCCATGTGGGCGCGCGTCGGCGTCAAGGCCAAGCTGCGGACGTTGCCGCTGGTGACCTACTTCCCGATGATCCAGCGCTACGAGGCCAGCATCTACATGCTCGGGTGGGGCGTGCCGACCTTCGACGCGCTCTACAGCCTGCAGTCGCTGACGCGTTCGGTAGGCAGCGGGGGCGACGGCAACTACAACGTCGGGCGCTACAGCAACCCGAAGATGGACCAGATCGTCGACCGGGTGAAGACGGAGACCGATATCCCCGTGCGTGACCGCCTGCTGACCGAAGCACTGCAGTTGCAGAACGACGACGTCTCGCACATCCCGCTGCACAATCAGATCATCCCCTGGGCGATGAAGAAGAACATCGAGGTGGTCCATCGCGCCGACAACCGGCTCGACTGGCGGCTGATCAAGGTGAATTGA
- a CDS encoding ABC transporter permease, whose translation MIAFILRRLIQAVIVMVAVAFIAFLLFQYVGDPVVFLLGQDATTEQIRELRSGLGLDKPFFVQFWHFLVNASQGEFGLSLRQGSKVSRLIGERFPATLELALVAAFLALAIGVPMGVYTALRRGTFMSQVFMMVSLLGVSLPTFLIGILLILVFAVLLGWFPSFGRGETVQLGWWSTGLLRADGWMHIVLPAVTLAIFQLTLIMRLVRAEMLEVLRTDYIKFARARGLSDRAIHFGHALKNTLVPVMTITGLQLGGLIAFAIITESVFQWPGMGLLFIQAVTFADIPVMAAYLCLIALIFVVINLVVDLLYFVVDPRLRIGRAGGH comes from the coding sequence ATGATTGCTTTCATACTGCGCCGCCTGATCCAGGCCGTGATCGTCATGGTCGCGGTCGCTTTCATCGCCTTCCTCCTGTTCCAGTACGTGGGAGATCCGGTGGTGTTCCTGCTCGGTCAGGATGCGACAACCGAGCAGATCCGCGAGTTGCGCTCCGGGCTCGGCCTGGACAAGCCCTTCTTCGTCCAGTTCTGGCATTTCCTGGTCAACGCCTCGCAAGGCGAGTTCGGCCTCAGCCTGCGCCAGGGCAGCAAGGTTTCGCGCCTGATAGGCGAGCGCTTCCCGGCGACCCTGGAGCTGGCGCTGGTCGCCGCCTTCCTGGCCCTGGCGATCGGCGTCCCGATGGGCGTTTATACGGCGCTGCGGCGGGGCACCTTCATGAGCCAGGTGTTCATGATGGTCTCGCTCCTGGGCGTCTCGCTGCCCACCTTCCTGATCGGCATCCTGCTGATCCTGGTCTTCGCTGTGCTGCTCGGCTGGTTTCCCAGCTTCGGGCGCGGCGAGACGGTGCAGTTGGGCTGGTGGAGCACCGGCCTGCTGCGCGCAGACGGCTGGATGCACATCGTGCTGCCGGCGGTGACGCTCGCCATCTTCCAGCTCACGCTGATCATGCGGCTGGTGCGCGCCGAGATGCTGGAGGTCCTACGCACCGACTACATCAAGTTTGCGCGCGCCCGCGGCCTGTCGGACCGGGCCATCCATTTCGGGCACGCGCTCAAGAACACGCTGGTGCCGGTGATGACCATCACCGGCCTGCAGCTCGGCGGCCTGATCGCCTTCGCCATCATCACCGAGTCGGTCTTCCAGTGGCCCGGCATGGGCCTGCTCTTCATCCAGGCCGTCACTTTCGCCGACATTCCGGTGATGGCCGCCTACCTGTGCCTCATCGCGCTGATCTTCGTCGTCATCAACCTGGTCGTGGACCTGCTGTACTTCGTGGTCGATCCGCGACTGCGCATTGGCAGGGCGGGAGGGCACTGA
- a CDS encoding M20 aminoacylase family protein codes for MDNPRYQASGRPFAHISRFHPEITAFRRDLHMHPELGFEELYTSGRVQESLRACGVDEIHPGIGKTGVVGVIRGRSTASGRMIGLRADMDALPMCEDNDFGWRSAKKGLMHGCGHDGHTAMLVGAARYLAETRDFDGTAVLIFQPGEEGFAGARAMIEDGLFDRFPVSAVYAMHNWPGLPAGTVGINRGAMMAAADRITIEIEGKGGHGAHAYLTVDPVLVSAHIITAVQSIVSRNVRPIDAAVISICAVQAGDLGAMSVVPGKATLVGTVRTFSVRVQAQIEQRLVELCSAVAAGFGATAQVKFERIYPATINTAPEAMFAGDVAQSLVGAHNVERNMEPSMGAEDFSFMLQKKAGAYLRIGQDARGGAFLHNSRYDFNDEILPLGAALHAGLIEQGMPLNAVDRPATHSVAASAVS; via the coding sequence ATGGACAACCCCCGCTACCAGGCCTCGGGACGGCCCTTCGCGCACATCTCGCGATTCCATCCCGAGATCACCGCCTTCCGGCGCGACCTGCACATGCATCCCGAGCTCGGCTTCGAGGAGCTCTACACCTCGGGCCGCGTGCAGGAGTCGCTGCGGGCCTGCGGCGTCGACGAGATTCATCCCGGCATCGGGAAGACCGGCGTGGTCGGCGTGATCCGCGGGCGCTCCACCGCCAGCGGCCGCATGATCGGCCTGCGAGCGGACATGGACGCCCTGCCGATGTGCGAGGACAACGACTTCGGCTGGCGCTCCGCGAAGAAGGGCCTGATGCACGGGTGCGGCCACGACGGCCATACCGCCATGCTGGTCGGCGCCGCGCGCTACCTGGCCGAGACCCGCGACTTCGACGGCACGGCCGTCCTGATCTTCCAGCCTGGCGAGGAGGGCTTCGCCGGCGCGCGCGCAATGATCGAGGACGGCCTGTTCGACCGCTTCCCCGTCAGCGCGGTCTACGCGATGCACAACTGGCCCGGCCTGCCCGCCGGCACGGTAGGCATCAACCGCGGCGCCATGATGGCGGCGGCCGACCGCATCACCATCGAGATCGAAGGCAAGGGCGGCCACGGCGCGCATGCCTACCTCACCGTCGACCCTGTGCTGGTCTCGGCCCACATCATCACCGCGGTGCAGTCCATCGTCTCGCGCAATGTGCGTCCCATCGATGCGGCCGTGATCAGCATCTGCGCCGTGCAGGCCGGCGACCTCGGCGCGATGAGCGTGGTGCCCGGCAAGGCGACGCTGGTGGGCACGGTGCGCACCTTCAGCGTCCGGGTGCAGGCGCAGATCGAGCAGCGGCTGGTGGAGCTGTGCTCCGCCGTTGCGGCCGGTTTCGGCGCGACGGCGCAGGTGAAGTTCGAGCGCATTTACCCCGCCACCATCAACACCGCGCCCGAGGCGATGTTCGCCGGCGATGTCGCGCAATCCCTGGTGGGTGCGCACAACGTCGAGCGCAACATGGAGCCAAGCATGGGCGCCGAGGACTTCTCCTTCATGCTGCAGAAGAAGGCCGGCGCCTATTTGCGTATCGGCCAGGACGCTCGCGGCGGCGCGTTCCTGCACAACAGCCGCTACGACTTCAACGACGAGATCCTGCCGCTCGGTGCCGCTTTGCATGCGGGCCTGATCGAGCAGGGCATGCCCCTGAATGCCGTGGACCGGCCCGCCACCCACAGCGTGGCCGCGTCGGCGGTGTCCTGA
- a CDS encoding ABC transporter substrate-binding protein, whose amino-acid sequence MNLRNKLAAMAVMSALGTLCLPVGAQTIRVANQGDALSLDPHSLNESLQLSVDLNVYDALTDRNKDLSLAPSLATSWRQTSPTVWRFELRKNVKFHDGTPFTADDVLFSITRAAGDGSDVKAKVNDIKEVRKVNDHAVDIETKGPFPILPDVLSDLAIMSKKWCEENKAEKPVDRRKGIENTASFKANGTGPFRVRERQPNVRTVFVRNGTYWGKIDGNAQEVIFTPIANSATRVAALMSGEIDVMEPVPVQDIARINASPNAQVVVGPELRTIFLGMDQKRDELLYSSVKGKNPFKDKRVRQAFYQAIDITGIQRTVMRGASRPTGLMVGPGINGWTEAQDKRLPQDVEGAKKLLADAGYPNGFEVTMNCPNDRYVNDGQICQSVAANLARIGVKINLVAETKGTYFPKILRRDTSFYLLGWTPTTYDSHNALDALMRCPDDKTGDGQFNLGSYCNPKLDELIGKIKSSTDKNERMAMIQEAFKIHADDIGHLPLHQQSLAWGVSKKVALTQRADNFMPFKWMSIQAPAKP is encoded by the coding sequence ATGAACCTGAGAAACAAGCTGGCCGCGATGGCCGTCATGTCCGCGCTGGGCACGCTCTGCCTGCCGGTAGGCGCGCAGACTATCCGCGTCGCGAACCAGGGGGATGCGCTCTCGCTCGATCCGCATTCGCTCAACGAGTCGCTGCAGCTCTCGGTCGACCTCAACGTGTACGACGCGCTGACCGATCGCAACAAGGATCTGAGCCTCGCGCCCTCTCTGGCCACCTCCTGGCGGCAGACGTCGCCAACGGTGTGGCGCTTCGAACTGCGCAAGAACGTCAAGTTCCACGACGGCACGCCTTTCACCGCCGATGACGTCCTCTTCAGCATCACGCGTGCTGCCGGCGACGGCTCGGACGTGAAGGCCAAGGTGAACGACATCAAGGAAGTGCGCAAGGTCAACGACCACGCGGTCGACATCGAGACCAAGGGGCCGTTCCCCATCCTGCCCGACGTCTTGTCGGACCTCGCGATCATGAGCAAGAAGTGGTGCGAGGAGAACAAGGCCGAGAAACCCGTCGACCGTCGCAAGGGCATCGAGAACACGGCCTCGTTCAAGGCTAATGGCACCGGACCGTTCCGCGTGCGCGAGCGCCAGCCCAATGTTCGAACGGTCTTCGTGCGCAACGGCACCTACTGGGGCAAGATCGACGGCAATGCGCAGGAGGTGATCTTCACCCCCATTGCCAACTCGGCGACGCGCGTGGCGGCCCTGATGTCGGGCGAGATCGACGTGATGGAGCCGGTACCGGTGCAGGACATCGCGCGCATCAATGCCAGCCCCAACGCGCAGGTGGTGGTCGGCCCCGAGCTGCGCACGATTTTCCTGGGCATGGACCAGAAGCGCGACGAGCTGCTGTATTCCAGCGTCAAGGGCAAGAATCCCTTCAAGGACAAGCGCGTGCGCCAGGCGTTCTACCAGGCCATCGACATCACCGGAATCCAGCGCACCGTCATGCGTGGCGCCTCGCGGCCAACGGGACTGATGGTCGGTCCCGGCATCAATGGCTGGACCGAGGCGCAGGACAAGCGCCTGCCGCAGGACGTCGAGGGCGCCAAGAAGCTGCTGGCGGATGCCGGCTATCCGAACGGCTTCGAGGTGACGATGAACTGCCCCAACGACCGCTATGTCAACGACGGGCAGATCTGCCAATCGGTGGCCGCGAATCTCGCGAGGATCGGCGTCAAGATCAATCTCGTGGCCGAGACCAAGGGCACGTATTTCCCCAAGATCCTGCGTCGCGACACCAGCTTCTATCTGCTCGGCTGGACGCCGACCACCTATGACTCGCACAACGCGCTCGACGCACTGATGCGCTGCCCCGACGACAAGACGGGCGACGGCCAGTTCAACCTCGGCTCGTACTGCAACCCCAAGCTCGACGAACTGATCGGAAAGATCAAGTCGAGCACCGACAAGAACGAGCGCATGGCGATGATCCAGGAAGCCTTCAAGATTCATGCGGACGATATCGGGCACCTGCCGTTGCACCAGCAATCATTGGCCTGGGGTGTGAGCAAGAAGGTCGCGCTGACGCAGCGGGCCGACAACTTCATGCCTTTCAAGTGGATGAGCATCCAGGCGCCCGCCAAGCCTTGA
- a CDS encoding ABC transporter permease, with protein MKKTLARWLDSDVGHSFRTSPVAMLAAAIAFVCVFCSVFAGWVSPHNPFDLAALELGDARLPPAWEAEGTTKYLLGTDDQGRDILSALIYGARISLVVGLVSVVLSVVVGVLLGLLAGFWGGWLDAFLMRVCDVMLSFPPILVALLIAGVGRALFPNAHDTVAFGVLIISISLTGWVQYARTVRGSTMVERNKEYVQAARVTGVAPLRIMRRHVLPNVLGPVLVLATIQVATAIITEATLSFLGVGVPPTSPSLGTLIRVGNDYLFSGEWWITVFPGLMLILIALSVNLLGDWLRDALNPRLR; from the coding sequence ATGAAAAAGACACTGGCCCGCTGGCTCGACAGCGACGTCGGCCACAGCTTCCGCACCTCGCCGGTGGCAATGCTCGCCGCGGCGATCGCCTTCGTCTGCGTCTTCTGTTCGGTCTTCGCCGGGTGGGTGTCGCCGCACAACCCCTTCGACCTTGCCGCGCTGGAACTCGGCGATGCGCGCCTGCCGCCCGCCTGGGAGGCCGAGGGCACGACCAAGTACCTGCTGGGTACCGACGACCAGGGCCGCGATATCCTTTCGGCGTTGATCTACGGGGCTCGCATCTCGCTCGTCGTTGGCCTGGTCTCGGTGGTGCTGTCCGTCGTGGTCGGCGTGCTGCTGGGACTGCTGGCCGGCTTCTGGGGCGGATGGCTCGATGCCTTCCTGATGCGCGTGTGCGACGTGATGCTGTCCTTCCCGCCCATCCTGGTCGCGCTGCTGATCGCGGGCGTGGGGCGCGCGCTGTTCCCCAACGCCCACGACACAGTGGCCTTCGGCGTGCTGATCATCTCGATCTCGCTCACCGGGTGGGTGCAGTACGCGCGCACGGTGCGGGGCTCGACCATGGTCGAGCGCAACAAGGAGTACGTGCAGGCGGCGCGCGTGACAGGCGTCGCGCCGCTTCGCATCATGCGCCGGCACGTGCTGCCGAACGTGCTGGGTCCGGTGCTGGTGCTGGCCACCATCCAGGTCGCGACAGCGATCATCACCGAGGCGACGCTGTCCTTCCTGGGCGTCGGCGTCCCACCCACCTCGCCCTCGCTGGGCACCCTGATCCGCGTCGGCAACGACTACCTGTTCTCGGGTGAATGGTGGATCACCGTCTTCCCCGGCCTGATGTTGATCCTGATCGCGCTGAGCGTGAACCTCCTGGGCGACTGGTTGCGCGACGCGCTCAACCCGCGACTGCGCTGA